Proteins encoded together in one Polypterus senegalus isolate Bchr_013 chromosome 16, ASM1683550v1, whole genome shotgun sequence window:
- the LOC120516551 gene encoding thrombomodulin-like has product MKKPAAGILIALQLALLAAGQQQRKMFCFVDSCYSVHEEATDFPTARAACDAYGGHLMTMRYMPADFLRSLSGEVQKRSFWIGLYLPKGRCVDDLKKLRGFQWVTGGESTEFSNWKETPFTCEESCVSVSEEVRWQQRSCLAKADGFWCEYNYSRACNPQVLQNASFQYAVEPTKELMAVPLGTVGLLSTGYKYYCANRSNGNAEWLQAPWSCQHELGGCSHGCEMEGSQPKCICPEGQLLHENRVTCEIPDPCRGNPCEHICVPEWDSYSCLCREGYTLDKGGSKCRDVDECKKGQVCHPSQVCTNTPGSYQCVCRTGFELVDGKCEDVDECSSAPCEQECQNTAGGYQCSCFEGHAQNAKGDCVVYCNSSQCPPECDPNFPDSCTCPNGYIIDDMNGSYVCLDIQECDSPTYCDQLCNNTYGSYICSCYDGFQLHSDGFNCFPIDDEGSGFTTLPTVFTVTATPTANVTMEKVILPSVLLGIIACVLMVTVLVTLLVIYIVKRKRKQHASLYSKDDS; this is encoded by the coding sequence ATGAAGAAGCCTGCTGCTGGAATTTTAATCGCCCTCCAGCTGGCTCTGCTGGCAGCAGGGCAGCAGCAGAGGAAGATGTTCTGCTTCGTGGACAGCTGCTACAGCGTTCACGAAGAAGCCACGGACTTTCCGACGGCGAGAGCCGCCTGCGACGCCTATGGAGGCCACCTCATGACCATGAGGTACATGCCGGCCGACTTCTTGAGGTCGCTCTCTGGCGAGGTCCAGAAGAGGAGCTTCTGGATTGGACTTTATCTGCCCAAGGGTCGCTGCGTGGATGATTTGAAGAAGCTGAGGGGCTTTCAGTGGGTAACTGGGGGCGAAAGCACCGAGTTTTCAAACTGGAAGGAGACCCCTTTCACGTGTGAGGAGAGCTGCGTCTCGGTTTCTGAAGAAGTGCGGTGGCAGCAGAGGTCATGTCTGGCAAAGGCGGACGGATTCTGGTGTGAGTACAACTACAGTCGTGCCTGCAATCCTCAGGTGCTGCAAAATGCCTCCTTCCAATACGCTGTGGAGCCAACCAAAGAACTTATGGCAGTGCCCCTCGGGACCGTAGGTTTGTTGAGCACGGGGTATAAATATTATTGTGCCAACAGGAGCAATGGTAATGCCGAATGGCTACAAGCTCCCTGGAGCTGCCAACACGAATTGGGAGGATGCAGCCACGGCTGTGAAATGGAGGGCAGCCAACCTAAGTGCATCTGCCCTGAAGGACAACTGCTACATGAGAACAGAGTCACGTGTGAGATACCCGACCCATGCCGGGGCAACCCGTGTGAACACATCTGTGTCCCTGAGTGGGACAGCTACAGCTGCCTGTGCCGAGAGGGTTACACACTGGACAAGGGTGGCTCAAAATGCAGGGATGTGGATGAGTGTAAAAAAGGGCAAGTGTGCCACCCCAGTCAGGTGTGTACTAACACCCCGGGCAGCTACCAATGCGTCTGCCGGACTGGTTTTGAACTGGTGGATGGCAAGTGTGAAGACGTCGATGAGTGCTCCTCGGCGCCTTGTGAGCAGGAATGCCAGAATACAGCGGGCGGGTACCAGTGCTCTTGTTTTGAGGGTCACGCTCAAAACGCAAAAGGAGATTGCGTCGTCTACTGCAACTCGAGCCAATGTCCACCAGAATGTGACCCCAACTTCCCGGACTCTTGTACCTGTCCGAATGGATACATAATAGACGATATGAATGGTTCTTATGTATGCCTTGACATCCAAGAGTGTGATAGCCCTACATACTGTGACCAGCTGTGTAATAACACCTATGGAAGCTACATATGTTCATGCTATGACGGATTCCAACTCCACAGTGACGGCTTTAACTGTTTCCCGATTGACGACGAAGGCTCCGGGTTCACGACATTACCGACTGTATTCACAGTCACTGCCACTCCGACGGCCAACGTCACAATGGAAAAAGTTATACTGCCATCTGTCCTCCTTGGGATCATAGCTTGTGTCCTCATGGTGACCGTATTGGTGACCTTGCTGGTCATCTACATTGTTAAGCGAAAAAGAAAGCAGCACGCGTCATTATACAGCAAAGATGACTCTTAA